One Phalacrocorax aristotelis chromosome 11, bGulAri2.1, whole genome shotgun sequence DNA segment encodes these proteins:
- the POU3F4 gene encoding LOW QUALITY PROTEIN: POU domain, class 3, transcription factor 4 (The sequence of the model RefSeq protein was modified relative to this genomic sequence to represent the inferred CDS: deleted 2 bases in 2 codons): MATAASNPYSLLGSGSLAHADGAGMQQGSPFRNPQKLLQSEYLQGVPGNGHPLGHHWVTSLSDGGPWPSALAGGPLEQPDVKPGREDLQLGAIIHHRSPHVSHHSPHANHPSAWGASPATAPRWPPPPAAATGQPLNVYSQAGFAVGGMLEHGGMTPPPAAAAAQGLHPGLRGEGGGEHGELGGHHCQDHSDEETPTSDELEQFAKQFKQRRIKLGFTQADVGLALGTLYGNVFSQTTICRFEALQLSFKNMCKLKPLLNKWLEEADSSTGSPTSIDKIAAQGRKRKKRTSIEVSVKGVLETHFLKCPKPAAQEISSLADSLQLEKEVVRVWFCNRRQKEKRMTPPGEQPQHDVFSHGVKTDTACHDL; the protein is encoded by the exons ATGGCCACAGCCGCCTCCAACCCCTACAGCCTCCTCGGCTCCGGCTCGCTCGCCCATGCGGACGGCGCGGGCATGCAGCAGGGGAGCCCCTTCCGCAACCCgcagaagctgctgcagagcgAGTACCTGCAGGGCGTCCCCGGCAATGGGCACCCGCTGGGGCACCACTGGGTGACCAGCCTCAGCGACGGCGGGCCCTGGCCCTCGGCGCTGGCCGGCGGCCCGCTGGAGCAGCCCGACGTCAAACCGGGCCGGGAGGACCTGCAGCTGGGCGCCATCATCCACCACCGCTCGCCCCACGTCTCCCACCACTCGCCCCACGCCAACCACCCCAGCGCTTGGGGCGCCAGCCCGGCC ACAGCGCCTCGctggccgcccccccccgccgccgccaccgggcAACCCCTCAACGTGTACTCGCAGGCCGGTTTCGCGGTGGGCGGGATGCTGGAGCACGGCGGGATgaccccgccgcccgccgccgccgccgcgcaggGCTTGCacccggggctgcggggcgagGGTGGCGGGGAGCACGGCGAGCTGGGCGGGCACCACTGCCAGGACCACTCGGATGAGGAGACGCCGACCTCGGACGAGCTGGAGCAGTTCGCCAAGCAGTTCAAACAGCGGCGCATCAAGCTGGGCTTCACCCAGGCCGACGTGGGCTTGGCC CTGGGGACCCTCTACGGCAACGTCTTCTCGCAGACCACCATCTGCCGCTTCGAGGCCCTGCAGCTCAGCTTCAAGAACATGTGCAAGCTGAAGCCGCTGCTGAACAAGTGGCTGGAGGAGGCCGACTCCTCCACCGGCAGCCCCACCAGCATCGATAAGATCGCGGcgcaggggaggaagaggaagaagcgGACCTCCATCGAGGTGAGTGTCAAGGGCGTGCTGGAAACGCACTTTCTCAAGTGCCCCAAGCCGGCCGCCCAGGAGATCTCCTCGCTGGCAGacagcctgcagctggagaaggaggtgGTGCGGGTCTGGTTCTGCAACCGGCGGCAGAAGGAGAAGCGCATGACCCCGCCGGGGGAGCAGCCGCAGCACGACGTGTTCTCCCACGGCGTGAAAACGGACACGGCCTGCCACGACCTCTGa